The following coding sequences lie in one Paracidovorax avenae genomic window:
- a CDS encoding glycosyltransferase family 4 protein, giving the protein MIWLSLVSFLATALAAACIVRWGRGHAANYGDAMPQRFHLGDVPRLGGAALLAGMVISWALGAFQSILWGDPGSLRLGIWVGWWMACLLPAAIGGMAEDMTQRLPVRYRLLLTALSGGIALMVLNMNVPRLGLPWLDAHLVEMPWLGMCIVVLAVAGLPHAFNIIDGYNGLAGMVALIICLALAHVSLQVGDRALASLLICTAAATVGFLVWNYPRGMLFAGDSGAYIWGVMIALSSIALVQRNRDVSPWFPMLLLMYPVWETLFSSYRKLARGVSPGVADALHFHQLIYRRIVRGVFHDDESRRVLMRNNRTSPYLWGFTMLTVVPAVLFWSNTPVLVVFCGLFGLTYVTAYLAIVRFKVPVWLRH; this is encoded by the coding sequence ATGATCTGGTTGTCTCTGGTCAGTTTCCTGGCAACGGCCCTCGCCGCCGCCTGCATCGTCCGTTGGGGGCGAGGCCATGCCGCGAACTACGGCGATGCCATGCCGCAGCGTTTCCACCTCGGGGACGTGCCCCGCCTGGGGGGAGCGGCACTGCTGGCCGGCATGGTCATCAGCTGGGCGCTGGGTGCGTTCCAGTCGATCCTGTGGGGTGATCCTGGATCCCTGCGGCTGGGCATCTGGGTCGGCTGGTGGATGGCCTGTCTGCTGCCGGCGGCCATTGGCGGCATGGCGGAGGACATGACGCAGCGACTGCCCGTGCGCTACAGGCTGCTGCTCACCGCGCTCTCCGGCGGTATCGCGCTGATGGTGCTCAACATGAACGTACCCCGGCTGGGACTGCCCTGGCTGGACGCACATCTGGTGGAGATGCCCTGGCTGGGGATGTGCATCGTGGTGCTGGCGGTCGCGGGCCTGCCGCATGCGTTCAACATCATCGACGGCTACAACGGGCTGGCCGGCATGGTGGCATTGATCATCTGCCTCGCGCTGGCGCATGTGAGCCTGCAGGTGGGCGACCGCGCACTGGCTTCCCTGCTGATCTGCACCGCGGCAGCCACCGTGGGCTTTCTGGTCTGGAATTACCCGCGGGGCATGCTGTTCGCGGGCGACAGCGGTGCCTACATCTGGGGGGTGATGATCGCGCTCAGCAGCATCGCGCTGGTGCAGCGCAACCGCGACGTGTCTCCCTGGTTCCCCATGCTGCTGCTGATGTATCCCGTGTGGGAGACGCTGTTTTCCAGCTACCGCAAGCTGGCGCGGGGCGTTTCTCCGGGGGTGGCCGATGCGCTGCATTTCCACCAGCTCATCTACCGGCGCATCGTGCGCGGGGTGTTCCACGACGACGAGTCGCGGCGGGTGCTCATGCGCAACAACCGCACGTCGCCCTATCTCTGGGGCTTCACGATGCTCACCGTGGTGCCGGCCGTGCTGTTCTGGAGCAATACGCCGGTCCTGGTGGTGTTCTGCGGGCTGTTCGGCCTGACCTACGTGACGGCCTACCTGGCCATCGTGCGGTTCAAGG
- a CDS encoding glycosyltransferase translates to MLHGMARWCAGSVTRVVLTLNIPEPSPPPPPGRTDWPFALDIRRNARPLGFGANHNMALSGAVEPFVGVLNPDVAFLDADPFERLLQAASEPGIGCAYPEQVDLCGKPQDSERELPTPGALWRRRILRRPDRRTDWVNAAFLVFPAAAWKGVGGFDERYFMYCEDVDLCLRLRLKGWRLARVPVRVGHVGQRASRRRMAHLGWHVRSLLRLWASPVYHQARSLLRADTAEARRIGAP, encoded by the coding sequence ATGCTGCACGGCATGGCCCGCTGGTGCGCAGGGAGCGTGACGCGGGTCGTGTTGACTCTCAACATACCGGAGCCATCCCCGCCCCCCCCACCGGGACGCACGGACTGGCCGTTCGCGCTGGATATCCGCCGCAACGCCCGGCCCCTGGGTTTCGGCGCCAATCACAACATGGCATTGAGCGGAGCCGTGGAGCCGTTCGTGGGCGTGCTCAATCCCGATGTCGCCTTTCTCGACGCCGATCCGTTCGAGCGGTTGCTCCAGGCTGCATCCGAGCCAGGCATCGGTTGCGCCTATCCCGAGCAGGTGGACCTCTGTGGAAAGCCCCAGGATTCCGAACGGGAACTTCCGACCCCCGGCGCCCTCTGGCGCCGGCGCATCCTCCGGCGGCCCGATCGCCGGACGGACTGGGTGAACGCCGCGTTCCTCGTTTTTCCGGCCGCCGCATGGAAGGGGGTGGGCGGATTCGATGAACGCTATTTCATGTATTGCGAGGATGTGGATCTCTGCCTGCGCCTGCGTCTGAAGGGCTGGCGGCTGGCCAGGGTGCCGGTGCGCGTGGGCCACGTCGGCCAGCGCGCCAGCCGGCGACGCATGGCCCATCTGGGATGGCATGTCCGCAGCCTTCTGAGGCTGTGGGCGTCGCCGGTGTATCACCAGGCGCGATCTTTGTTGCGTGCGGATACCGCCGAAGCGCGTAGGATCGGCGCCCCATGA